Proteins from one Thermobifida alba genomic window:
- the clpS gene encoding ATP-dependent Clp protease adapter ClpS encodes MTALPVELDEPRIEEHNRPDVPWVTIVWNDPVNLMSYVTYVFQKVFGYSRAKAHKLMEDVHYQGKAVVSSGTREEMERHVATLHEYGLWATLQQDR; translated from the coding sequence ATGACCGCCCTACCGGTCGAACTCGACGAACCGCGCATCGAGGAGCACAACCGACCGGACGTGCCGTGGGTCACGATCGTCTGGAACGACCCCGTCAACCTGATGAGCTACGTCACCTACGTCTTCCAGAAGGTCTTCGGGTACTCCAGGGCCAAGGCCCACAAGCTCATGGAGGACGTGCACTACCAGGGCAAGGCGGTCGTCTCCAGCGGCACTCGTGAGGAGATGGAGCGCCACGTCGCCACCCTGCACGAGTACGGGCTGTGGGCGACCCTCCAGCAGGACAGGTGA